The Stieleria maiorica genome includes the window CAGATTCAAACGCACTCGCTGTGAACGACCACGACGACATCGACCACGCCTCACGATCGGTCAGCGTGCGAAACATTTTGGTTCGCGGGTTGGGCGTCGTGCTGCCGCCGTTGCTGACGATCCTGGTGCTGATCTGGGCCTGGAAAACGATCGAGACCTATGTCCTGCGGCCGACCGAATGGGTCGTCCAGGAGGGGCTGGTCCTGGGAGCGGAATACTTTGACGGCACCCTGACCGAGATTCCCGACGGGGCGGTGCCGGAGGCTGACGGGGGCTTCAGCACGTACACGCTGTTCGGTTACAGCAAGTATGTGCCGGATCCGACGGGCCGCCGCTATCTGCCCAAAGAGATCGTCGACACCGTCCACGAGAATGCCGATCAGTTCACCGCCGATGCCAAACCACTGGTTTCGGCCAACGCCTACTGGCACCGCTACATCCAACTCAGCTGGATGCAGCGAAAGTACGTCGTCCCGGTCTTTCTGATCGTGTTTCTGACCGTGCTGTATTTCATGGGACGTCTGTTCACGTTTCGACTGGGCCGTTGGTTCTTTCGCGGGTTCGATTCAGCCATCCTGCGGATCCCCTTCGTCAACAAGGTGTATGGCGGCGTGAAGCAGGTGACCGATTTTGCGTTCAGTGAACGAGAGATCGAGTTCAACAACGTCGTCGCGGTCCAGTATCCCAGCAAGGGCATCTGGTCGCTCGGGTTCGTCACCGGCAACAGCATTCGCCAGTTACGCGACGCGACCGGTGAAGAAATGATGAGCGTGCTGATGCCGACCAGCCCGATGCCGATGACCGGGTTCACGGTCACGGTCCGCCGCAGCGACACGATCGACATCGACATGACGGTCGACGAAGCGATTCAGTTTGTCGTCAGCTGTGGCGTGGTCGTTCCACCGAATCAACGTCTCAACGGGACCCAAGAGCGTAAGCCTCGGCCGGCGGGAAAACTCCGTGACGGCGCAGTCATCTTGCCCGG containing:
- a CDS encoding DUF502 domain-containing protein — encoded protein: MNDHDDIDHASRSVSVRNILVRGLGVVLPPLLTILVLIWAWKTIETYVLRPTEWVVQEGLVLGAEYFDGTLTEIPDGAVPEADGGFSTYTLFGYSKYVPDPTGRRYLPKEIVDTVHENADQFTADAKPLVSANAYWHRYIQLSWMQRKYVVPVFLIVFLTVLYFMGRLFTFRLGRWFFRGFDSAILRIPFVNKVYGGVKQVTDFAFSEREIEFNNVVAVQYPSKGIWSLGFVTGNSIRQLRDATGEEMMSVLMPTSPMPMTGFTVTVRRSDTIDIDMTVDEAIQFVVSCGVVVPPNQRLNGTQERKPRPAGKLRDGAVILPGGPQTEPSGDHSTV